From a region of the Vicingus serpentipes genome:
- a CDS encoding tetratricopeptide repeat protein, whose product MRKLVYILFYLLPLFNVAQNLSKEDLIIIDSIKVELNSTNNDSVKVLLYGDWDNIVYYNNPIQGIELNQKIKSICEQNLNNSNLSKGQKIFFQESLANSHNNLGLYYSDQGKIEEAVEQHFTGLKISELINDSLGKANAYNNIGNLYADLENYDEALSFYDKSFKIKKMLDDKKGMSSYYTNVGNIFSSLGQDDKALDYYKTGLSIDIEIEDRMGESVTLHNIGGIYASQNKTQFAKEKFLLSLKIAEDLDIIERQSLTLNSLALLELKLKNYSAAYNYAAQSYKLAKEIGLIYELMDAADILYEVYFFNKEYKKAIEKLEEYILLNDSLTKTENQSSIIKENFRHEYEKQKAIDDKEHEKQIVIEQEAKKQQQVITYATAAGLGLVAIFLIFVFNRLQVTKKQKLIIEKQKKSVELANHQLEEKNQEILDSINYAKRIQNAILPPNKVVKEFLPNSFILYKPKDIVAGDFYWMESLVPTGNKKDTAILFAAADCTGHGVPGAMVSVVCNNGLNRSVREYGLTDPGEILNKTREIVIAEFEKSEEEVKDGMDIALCSLKGNTLHYAGANNPLWIVREGELLETKANKQPIGQFDNPEPYKTHTIELQKGDSIYIFSDGYVDQFGGEKGKKFKAKAFRELLLSIQETPMEEQRTIIDNAFENWRGNLEQIDDVCVIGVRI is encoded by the coding sequence ATGAGGAAGTTAGTTTACATATTATTTTATTTATTACCACTATTTAACGTGGCTCAAAATCTTTCAAAAGAAGATTTAATAATAATTGATTCTATTAAGGTTGAATTAAACTCAACTAACAATGATTCGGTAAAAGTATTGCTATATGGCGATTGGGATAATATAGTTTATTATAATAATCCTATTCAAGGAATTGAATTGAATCAAAAAATAAAAAGTATTTGTGAACAAAATCTTAATAATTCAAATTTATCAAAAGGGCAAAAAATATTTTTTCAAGAAAGCCTCGCAAATTCTCATAATAATTTAGGACTATACTATTCTGACCAAGGAAAAATTGAAGAAGCAGTTGAACAGCATTTTACTGGATTAAAAATTTCAGAATTAATAAACGATTCACTAGGAAAAGCAAATGCTTATAATAATATTGGAAATCTATATGCTGATTTAGAAAACTATGATGAGGCTTTAAGTTTTTATGACAAAAGTTTCAAGATAAAAAAAATGCTAGATGATAAAAAAGGGATGTCTTCATACTACACAAATGTTGGTAATATTTTTTCCTCATTAGGACAAGATGATAAAGCACTTGATTATTATAAAACAGGATTATCTATAGATATTGAAATAGAAGATAGGATGGGAGAATCAGTAACATTGCATAATATAGGAGGTATTTATGCATCGCAGAATAAGACTCAATTTGCTAAAGAAAAATTTCTTCTAAGTTTGAAAATTGCTGAAGATCTTGATATTATTGAAAGGCAATCATTGACTTTAAACAGCTTGGCATTACTTGAACTTAAGTTGAAAAATTACTCTGCCGCATATAATTATGCAGCTCAATCATATAAACTTGCTAAAGAGATAGGATTAATTTATGAGCTTATGGATGCTGCTGATATTTTGTATGAAGTTTATTTTTTTAATAAAGAATACAAAAAAGCAATTGAAAAACTGGAGGAATATATTTTACTTAATGACAGTCTAACAAAAACAGAAAATCAATCTTCCATTATTAAAGAAAATTTTAGGCATGAGTACGAAAAGCAAAAAGCCATTGATGATAAAGAGCATGAGAAACAAATTGTTATTGAGCAAGAAGCAAAAAAACAACAACAAGTTATTACCTATGCTACTGCAGCAGGTTTAGGTTTAGTGGCAATCTTTTTAATCTTTGTATTTAATAGATTACAAGTCACTAAAAAACAAAAACTAATAATAGAAAAGCAAAAAAAATCAGTTGAATTAGCTAACCATCAATTAGAAGAAAAGAATCAAGAAATACTAGACAGTATTAATTACGCCAAACGAATACAAAACGCTATACTTCCACCAAATAAAGTTGTAAAAGAATTCCTTCCAAATAGTTTTATATTATACAAGCCAAAAGACATTGTCGCAGGAGATTTTTACTGGATGGAGTCGTTAGTGCCGACTGGCAATAAAAAAGATACCGCTATACTTTTTGCAGCAGCAGATTGTACAGGACATGGTGTGCCAGGAGCAATGGTAAGTGTTGTTTGTAACAATGGTTTAAACAGAAGTGTGCGAGAATATGGATTAACTGATCCTGGAGAGATATTAAACAAAACACGAGAGATAGTTATTGCAGAGTTTGAGAAAAGCGAAGAAGAAGTAAAAGATGGAATGGATATAGCCTTATGTTCACTAAAAGGAAACACTTTACACTATGCAGGAGCAAATAATCCCTTATGGATAGTTAGAGAGGGAGAGTTATTAGAAACAAAAGCAAACAAACAGCCTATAGGACAATTTGATAATCCAGAACCATACAAAACACATACAATAGAATTACAAAAAGGAGATAGTATTTACATATTCTCAGATGGATATGTTGACCAATTTGGAGGAGAAAAAGGGAAGAAATTTAAGGCTAAAGCCTTTCGAGAGCTACTTTTGTCTATTCAAGAAACACCAATGGAAGAGCAAAGAACGATAATAGATAATGCATTCGAAAATTGGAGAGGTAACCTAGAACAAATAGATGATGTTTGTGTAATTGGAGTTAGAATTTGA